One window of Deltaproteobacteria bacterium genomic DNA carries:
- the thrS gene encoding threonine--tRNA ligase, producing MAEIRVNLNQGRGVTLESGVSVAQALKILGVATDHQVVAARVDGREVDLTYQLNEDCIISPIPIDTPEGLEILRHSTSHIMAEAVRSLFPGVKVTIGPATESGFYYDFDAPQAFTPEDLPRIEARMQEIIDQDLPFVRQEVTHQEAVQLFSRLGETYKLELLEELTEEQISIYKQGDFIDLCRGPHVPSTGYIPAFKLTSVAGAYWRGDERQPMLQRIYGTAFSSPEELAQYLHYLEEAKRRDHRRLGRELELFIIEEEAGPGMVIYLPKGAMIRYLLEEFERREHLQRGYQLVIGPQMLKLDLWKRSGHFENYREHMYFTEVEGQAYGIKPMNCVAHMLIYKSRIRSYRELPLRYFELGTVQRHEKSGVLHGLTRVRQFTQDDAHILCTPDQVEEEIAGVIDFVAEVMAVFGFQYEVELSTRPEKSIGTDTEWELATQALIKALHARNLPYLVCEGEGAFYGPKIDIKLKDALNRRWQCATIQCDFTLPERFDLNYVGPDGNRHRPVMLHRVILGSLERFLGVLIEHYAGAFPVWLAPVQVILLPVTDRAQDFAAAVADRLQQAGLRVEKDFRNEKLGLKVREAQLQKIPYMIIIGDREVASQTVSVRRLDGTEIKNVVIDELVQRLKREGQIPTTVKQFPDNTGGGYHPEEGKH from the coding sequence ATGGCAGAGATCCGAGTAAACCTGAACCAAGGCCGCGGCGTTACCCTGGAGTCTGGGGTCAGCGTGGCGCAGGCCCTGAAAATTCTGGGGGTGGCCACTGATCATCAAGTAGTGGCGGCCCGGGTAGATGGCCGGGAAGTGGACCTGACTTATCAACTTAATGAAGACTGTATTATATCGCCGATTCCGATAGACACCCCGGAGGGATTGGAGATTTTGCGGCACAGCACCTCTCATATTATGGCCGAAGCCGTACGCAGCCTTTTCCCCGGGGTCAAAGTTACCATTGGTCCGGCCACCGAATCCGGCTTTTATTATGATTTCGATGCCCCCCAAGCCTTTACTCCCGAGGATTTGCCGCGCATTGAGGCCCGGATGCAAGAAATCATCGACCAGGACTTGCCCTTTGTCCGCCAGGAGGTTACCCACCAGGAGGCGGTCCAGCTTTTTTCGCGTCTGGGCGAAACTTACAAGTTGGAGTTGTTAGAGGAACTGACCGAGGAACAGATAAGTATCTATAAACAAGGAGATTTTATCGATCTATGCCGGGGTCCCCACGTGCCCTCGACGGGCTATATCCCGGCTTTCAAACTGACCAGTGTGGCCGGGGCCTATTGGCGCGGCGATGAACGTCAGCCCATGCTGCAGCGGATCTATGGCACCGCGTTTTCATCTCCGGAAGAACTGGCCCAATACCTCCATTATCTGGAAGAAGCCAAGCGTCGGGATCACCGCCGCTTAGGACGCGAACTGGAGTTGTTTATCATCGAAGAAGAGGCCGGGCCGGGGATGGTGATTTATCTTCCCAAGGGGGCAATGATCCGGTATTTACTTGAGGAATTTGAACGCCGGGAACACTTGCAGCGGGGCTATCAACTGGTCATCGGACCCCAGATGCTCAAACTGGACCTCTGGAAACGCTCCGGCCATTTTGAAAATTACCGGGAACACATGTATTTTACTGAAGTCGAGGGCCAGGCCTACGGCATCAAGCCGATGAACTGTGTGGCCCATATGCTGATTTATAAATCTCGGATTCGCAGTTATCGGGAATTACCCCTGCGGTATTTTGAATTGGGGACGGTGCAGCGCCACGAAAAATCCGGCGTTTTGCATGGCCTGACCCGGGTCCGGCAATTTACCCAGGATGATGCCCATATTCTATGTACGCCTGACCAGGTAGAGGAAGAGATCGCCGGGGTCATCGATTTTGTCGCCGAGGTCATGGCGGTGTTCGGCTTCCAATATGAGGTAGAACTGTCGACCCGGCCGGAAAAATCTATCGGGACGGACACCGAGTGGGAACTGGCCACCCAGGCCCTGATTAAAGCTTTACACGCCCGGAACCTGCCTTATCTGGTCTGTGAGGGTGAAGGGGCCTTTTATGGGCCGAAAATCGATATTAAGCTTAAGGATGCCTTGAATCGCCGCTGGCAATGCGCGACCATTCAGTGCGATTTTACCTTGCCGGAGCGGTTTGATCTGAATTATGTGGGGCCAGACGGCAACCGTCACCGGCCGGTGATGTTGCACCGGGTGATCCTGGGGTCGCTGGAGCGATTTTTAGGTGTGTTAATCGAACACTATGCCGGGGCCTTCCCGGTGTGGTTAGCTCCGGTGCAGGTAATTCTGTTGCCCGTCACCGATCGGGCCCAGGACTTTGCGGCCGCGGTTGCCGACCGGCTGCAGCAGGCCGGCCTGCGGGTAGAAAAAGACTTTCGCAATGAAAAACTGGGATTAAAAGTCCGGGAAGCCCAGCTGCAAAAGATTCCTTATATGATAATCATTGGGGATCGGGAAGTGGCTTCCCAGACCGTGTCAGTCCGCCGGTTAGATGGCACCGAAATAAAAAACGTGGTGATTGACGAACTTGTCCAGCGCCTAAAAAGGGAAGGGCAGATACCGACCACCGTGAAACAATTCCCAGACAACACAGGAGGAGGGTATCATCCAGAAGAAGGTAAACATTAA
- a CDS encoding translation initiation factor IF-3, producing the protein MIQKKVNINREITAPEVRLVGSDGSQIGIMPLSEALERAAAEHLDLVEVAPQATPPVCRIMDYGKFKYLQSKKTQEARKKQTIVQIKEVKVRPKIEEHDFAFKLRNIRRFLGQKDKTKVSLVFRGREIAYPELGYNLLKKIAEAVEDIGVVEQQPKFEGRHMTMILAPK; encoded by the coding sequence ATCATCCAGAAGAAGGTAAACATTAACCGGGAGATCACTGCCCCTGAGGTGCGGCTGGTCGGCTCGGATGGGAGCCAGATCGGTATCATGCCCTTGAGCGAGGCCCTGGAACGCGCCGCGGCAGAACACCTGGATCTAGTAGAAGTTGCCCCCCAAGCCACGCCTCCGGTTTGCCGGATTATGGATTATGGCAAATTTAAGTATTTGCAGAGCAAGAAAACTCAGGAGGCCCGGAAAAAACAGACCATTGTCCAGATTAAAGAAGTAAAGGTCCGGCCCAAAATCGAAGAGCATGATTTTGCCTTTAAACTCCGGAACATCCGCCGGTTCTTGGGTCAAAAAGACAAGACCAAGGTTTCTTTGGTCTTTCGAGGACGGGAAATCGCCTATCCGGAGTTGGGTTATAATCTGTTAAAAAAGATCGCCGAGGCCGTAGAAGATATTGGGGTGGTAGAACAGCAGCCCAAGTTTGAAGGCCGTCATATGACTATGATCCTGGCCCCCAAGTAG